A window of Oncorhynchus kisutch isolate 150728-3 linkage group LG10, Okis_V2, whole genome shotgun sequence contains these coding sequences:
- the shank1 gene encoding SH3 and multiple ankyrin repeat domains protein 1 isoform X1 — protein sequence MGSVSSNTVTAAGGQRRRLYSAVPGRVFVATRSHSAQGDREISISKGDKVKVLSVGEGGFWEGTVKGRTGWFPSDCVEEVAVRSQDNRSESRSEKAKRLFRHYTVGSYDSFDAPSDYIIKEKTVLLQKKDSEGFGFVLRGAKAQTPIEEFTPTPAFPALQYLESVDEGGVAWRAGLRMGDFLIEVNGQNVVKVGHRQVVNMIRQGGNALMVKVVMVTRNPDMEDGQRKKIPQQSKRLSTPAIALRSKSMTSELEEMVERAATPWKKNSEFETSQVTEKKRTVYQMALNKLDEILAAAQQTISTNEGQGTRGQGARRDRSRGSFYANEPNYDQSEMGMTGLGYDRAHFTSGHAPPHGMLRQKSIGVTEEEKSHLNPPAMKFARSLSVPGPDDIPPPPTTAPPDPPFSSAPPLGWRGGKSSQQPSVAVSQSTSTAAHYQLYSQSVHFTHGGREMAGGPSTGAGGGGVDHTHQYSNAPAHAAQSRTASRKGGYPGEPVGSGGGGGVGGGKAAGLRRGYSNAAPPSGSATVMPQQQQTTQSQPQRADRSAAGGAGEGVPKGGGARRGKGPLVKQSKVDDLRAGQGTLGGKAPVEKSSIPIPTIIVKAPSISSGSGRSSQGSSVEAEPTPPGETDRTQPPHGPPSTPAPPPPAPPSIPAPPPPSLRGQDSDFTSQFGAAIVGAARRDRERFHEARRKSASIFMSAEEEVGPGGGGGGGGAGRTQTSQQQQFSPQSGATPPRLRPSKSIDEGMFSGDTFIHHTRSMPPAFGLPEYSSPAPDYQPKSVPADFYGASSRQQVPSGTTFIHPLTGKVLDPSSPLGLALAARERALKDDGRMRRERGTEHQFVRQMSSVVTFPSQATSPTPASSATHSSSSSYLVTSSSLAATTSSTSRPPSPRILRGAGWGEEGGGGEREREGGGAREGLRVRFSEDKTVHTHHYQSQHYQPSYREERQRERSRERERSRERERDREGYMRQQTAPSQQPPQLSSQQPRQASFLRMESEAGYILSLTPPSPPATAAPSHPQGGGGSGGSGLMVLPPPAPSVDVDDEFVFADPLPPPLEFANSFDRGGMSGYTHRAIINNLASRQQQPPPPPPPPPPPPPKDMFISGFPAHTPLPSPQAGDSTTSSLTSYDSEVANLTQSGNSPTQTSPNPLPPPSPSSLQLTGPPPPPSVSPPPPPSSFHRPSLAMTHSHHLYNSTHTGRSSPSHGRSSPTPPPKGRFSPTQGRFSPTQGRSSPTQGRSSPTQGRPSTIHRSSSPTPPPHSIAGSPSYRGPPPISSTAASSGPFRGSAALTSTAPCTTTTTTTAATTTRTSVQPHQDRTHPAPSGSTVAGRRIGEHHPHPTAKAGESQETVVDSGIEELDSRSSSDHHLDNILAMSGGARERLEERLERGREGGGGGEGDRAGGADLLESYMSYLDGQTFDMHNATAAVSTYPKSGRFREGGRAAELRRETGTAPPSFQSHRRREEEEEEEEGEEGEEEDDGGREGYGMTQNLGRPTSPYFDRPRTPEMKPLWGSEGQLVGDQGTYLEGRRLYPPISSMKASIINELSNKLQQRGSQRSLSRHRNRFSEDSASALSPPSVRSLSPSPIHHSQPALSLSPTPSSQYPNWNRPPSPQPPVAAVQPPPRSHSPLSSPTYSPYPTSPKHRPVYRTKALEFQFIPSRESRKAESHHLQRRRAPSPLISPSERPKLGPPRPSSLPLLPTTPLYSSLYELRGSMTPPSPANHMGDPYFSPSPPLFAPSGAPPPPNASLLVSRSLSPTHFLSGSSSPPLHPLPAPPCLSYPHLPPPSPSKPFASKPLPYWTKYDVADWLGYLNLGEHREHFLDNEIDGTHLPSLTKEDYLDLGVTRVGHRMNIDRALKRVTDRLSSSPFPISALSPRGRRDDGSRS from the exons TGACTATATCATCAAGGAGAAGACAGTGCTTCTGCAGAAAAAAGACAGTGAGGGTTTTGGCTTTGTGCTGAGAGGAGCCAAGG CTCAGACCCCCATCGAGGAGTTCACTCCCACCCCAGCCTTCCCAGCACTGCAGTACCTGGAGTCTGTCGATGAAGGAGGCGTGGCCTGGAGAGCCGGTCTGAGAATGGGAGACTTCCTCATTGAG GTGAATGGTCAGAATGTGGTGAAGGTGGGACACAGGCAGGTGGTCAACATGATCAGGCAAGGTGGAAACGCCCTCATGGTCAAGGTTGTCATGGTGACACGCAACCCTGACATGGAGGATGGCCAGAGAAAGAAAA TCCCCCAGCAGAGTAAAAGACTAAGCACTCCGGCCATCGCTCTCCGCTCCAAATCCATGACCTCAGAACTGGAGGAGATGG TGGAGAGAG CTGCTACCCCCTGGAAAAAGAATTCAG AATTCGAGACTTCACAAGTTACAGAGAAGAAGAGGACAGTCTATCAGATGGCTTTGA aTAAGCTAGATGAGATCCTGGCAGCAGCTCAGCAGACAATCAGCACCAATGAGGGGCAAGGGACGCGGGGTCAGGGGGCAAGGAGAGACAGGAGCCGGGGCTCCTTTTAcgccaatgag CCAAATTACGACCAGTCAGAAATGGGGATGACCGGGCTGGGCTATGACCGCGCCCACTTCACATCAGGCCACGCCCCTCCACACGGTATGCTGCGACAGAAATCCATCG GGGTGACTGAAGAGGAGAAGTCCCATCTCAATCCTCCGGCCATGAAGTTTGCCCGAAGTCTCTCGGTTCCCGGCCCAGATGACATCCCCCCGCCCCCCACCACCGCCCCGCCAGACCCCCCCTTCTCCTCCGCCCCACCGCTGGGCTGGAGAGGGGGCAAGTcttcccagcagccctctgtggCTGTGTCCCAGTCCACCTCCACAGCAGCCCACTACCAGCTCTACTCTCAGTCTGTGCACTTCACCCACGGGGGCCGCGAAATGGCAGGGGGGCCCAGTACCGGcgctggaggaggaggggtggaccACACGCACCAGTACTCTAATGCCCCCGCCCACGCCGCTCAGAGCAGGACTGCCTCTAGGAAAGGGGGCTACCCAGGGGAGCCTGTTGGatcaggagggggaggaggagtgggggggggCAAGGCTGCAGGTCTAAGGAGGGGCTACAGTAACGCCGCCCCACCTTCAGGCAGTGCCACAGTGATGCCCcagcagcagcagaccacccAGAGCCAGCCGCAGAGGGCAGACCGCAGTGCGGCTGGGGGGGCTGGAGAGGGAGTACCTAAAGGAGGGGGGGCGCGGAGAGGGAAGGGCCCTCTGGTAAAGCAGTCCAAGGTGGACGACTTGCGGGCTGGCCAGGGCACGCTGGGGGGCAAGGCCCCAGTGGAGAagagctccatccccatccccaccaTCATAGTCAAGGCCCCCTCCATCAGCAGTGGCAGTGGCCGCAGCAGTCAGGGCAGCAGTGTGGAGGCTGAGCCCACCCCCCCAGGGGAGACCGACAGAACCCAACCCCCCCACGGACCCCCTTCCACCCCAGCCCCGCCACCCCctgctcctccctccatcccggcCCCTCCACCACCTTCCCTCCGAGGCCAGGATAGTGACTTCACCAGCCAGTTTGGGGCGGCCATCGTGGGCGCAGCCCGCCGGGACAGGGAACGCTTCCATGAGGCCCGCAGGAAGAGCGCCTCCATCTTCATGTCTGCTGAGGAGGAGGTGGggccagggggaggaggaggaggagggggggcaggtagGACACAGACCTCTCAGCAGCAGCAGTTCAGCCCCCAATCCGGTGCCACCCCCCCACGCCTCCGGCCCTCCAAGTCCATCGACGAGGGCATGTTCTCTGGGGACACCTTCATCCACCACACCCGCAGCATGCCCCCTGCCTTCGGCCTGCCAGAGTACTCTTCCCCGGCTCCAGACTACCAGCCCAAGTCTGTTCCGGCTGACTTCTACGGGGCGTCAAGCCGGCAGCAGGTCCCCTCTGGCACCACCTTCATCCACCCCCTGACAGGAAAGGTCCTGGACCCCTCGTCCCCCCTGGGTCTGGCCCTGGCTGCCAGGGAGCGGGCCCTGAAGGACGACGgcaggatgaggagggagagagggaccgaGCACCAGTTTGTACGACAGATGTCCAGTGTGGTGACATTCCCCTCCCAGGCCACCTCACCCACACCGGCTTCCTCAGCCACCCATTCCTCCAGCTCCTCCTACCTGGTCACCTCCTCATCCCTAGccgccaccacctcctccaccagccGACCCCCTTCCCCTAGGATCCTCAGGGGTGCAGGCTGGggcgaggaggggggaggaggggagcggGAGAGGGAGGGTGGCGGGGCcagagaggggctgagggtgCGCTTCTCTGAGGACAAAACAGTCCACACACATCACTACCAGTCCCAGCACTACCAACCCTCCTACAGggaagaaagacagagggagaggtcgagagagagggagaggtcgaGAGAAAGGGAGCGGGACAGAGAGGGGTACATGAGGCAGCAGACAGCCCCTAGCCAGCAGCCCCCTCAGCTGTCGTCCCAGCAGCCTCGCCAGGCCTCGTTTCTGAGGATGGAGAGTGAGGCAGGCTACATCCTGTCTCtcacccctccatctccccccgcTACAGCCGCCCCGTCTCACCCTCAGGGGGGAGGGGGTTCCGGGGGCAGTGGCCTCATGGTTCTGCCGCCCCCTGCCCCCTCTGTGGATGTGGATGATGAGTTTGTGTTTGCTGACCCACTGCCCCCTCCGCTGGAGTTTGCCAACAGCTTTGACCGGGGTGGAATGTCAGGTTACACACACCGTGCCATTATCAACAACCTGGCCTCACGCCAGCAGcagcccccaccccctccccctcctcccccaccaccccctccAAAAGACATGTTTATCAGTGGGTTCCCGGCCCACACCCCCCTACCCTCCCCACAGGCGGGGGACTCTACCACCTCCAGCCTTACCTCCTATGACAGTGAGGTGGCCAACCTGACCCAGTCAGGAAACTCCCCCACTCAGACATCACCCAACCCCCTTCCTCCACCCTCACCCTCCAGCCTCCAGCTCACAGGACCCCcgcctcctccctctgtctcccccccacccccacccagctCCTTTCACAGACCCTCCCTTGCCATGACCCACTCTCACCACCTCTACAACAGCACGCACACCGGGCGCTCCTCTCCTTCCCATGGGCGctcctcccccactcctcctcccaaAGGTCGCTTCTCCCCCACCCAGGGTCGCTTCTCCCCCACCCAGGGTCGCTCCTCCCCCACCCAGGGTCGCTCCTCCCCCACCCAGGGTCGCCCCTCCACCATCCATAGGAGCTcatcccccacccctcctccccactccatTGCAGGTTCCCCATCCTACCGTGgtccccctcccatctcctccaccGCAGCCTCCTCTGGCCCCTTCCGGGGCTCTGCAGCCCTGACTTCCACTGctccctgtaccaccaccaccaccaccaccgctgcCACCACCACGAGGACCTCAGTCCAGCCCCACCAGGACAGGACACACCCAGCCCCCTCTGGTTCTACAGTGGCCGGCCGCAGGATAGGGGAGCACCACCCTCACCCCACAGCCAAGGCAGGGGAGTCCCAGGAGACGGTGGTGGACTCTGGGATAGAGGAGCTGGACAGCCGCAGCAGCAGTGACCACCACCTGGACAACATCCTGGCCATGAGCGGAGGAGCCAGAGAGAGGCTGGaagagaggctggagagagggagggagggaggaggaggaggggagggagacagggcggGAGGAGCAGACCTCCTGGAGTCGTACATGAGCTACCTGGACGGACAGACGTTTGACATGCACAACGCCACAGCCGCCGTCTCCACCTACCCCAAATCAGGCAGGTTCAGGGAGGGGGGGCGTGCGGCCGAACTACGCAGAGAGACCGGTACCGCCCCGCCCTCCTTCCAGTCACACAgacggagggaggaagaggaagaggaggaggagggcgaggaaggagaggaggaggacgatggaggacggGAGGGTTATGGGATGACACAGAATTTGGGGCGTCCCACGTCACCATACTTTGACCGGCCCCGGACCCCTGAGATGAAGCCTCTGTGGGGGTCAGAGGGTCAGTTAGTAGGGGACCAGGGGACCTACCTGGAGGGCCGGAGGCTGTACCCCCCCATATCCAGCATGAAGGCCAGCATCATCAATGAGCTCAGCAACAAACTGCAgcagagagggagccagagatcactAAGTAGACACAG AAACAG GTTTTCAGAAGACTCTGCCTCGGCCCTGAGCCCCCCCTCAGTTCgttccctgtccccctcccctatCCACCACTCCCAGCCcgccctgtccctgtcccccacCCCTTCCTCCCAGTACCCCAACTGGAACCGTCCCCCGTCCCCCCAGCCCCCTGTGGCTGCCGTACAGCCCCCTCCGCGCTCCCActcccccctgtcctcccccaccTACTCCCCTTATCCCACCTCCCCTAAACACCGGCCTGTGTATCGCACCAAAGCCCTGGAGTTCCAGTTCATTCCAAGTAGAGAGTCCAGGAAGGCAGAGTCCCACCACCTGCAGCGTAGGAGAGCCCCCagtcccctcatctccccctcaGAGAGGCCCAAACTGGGTCCCCCccgcccctcctccctccccctcctccccaccacACCCCTCTACAGCAGCCTCTACGAGCTCCGCGGCTCTATGACCCCGCCCTCGCCCGCTAACCACATGGGGGACCCCTActtctccccttcccctcctctcttcgcCCCCTCTGGCGCCCCTCCTCCCCCAAACGCCTCCCTGTtggtgtctcgctctctctcccccacacactTTTTATCTGGTAGCTCATCCCCTCCCCTGCACCCTCTCCCCGCTCCCCCCTGCCTGAGctacccccacctccctcccccatccccctccaAGCCCTTTGCCTCCAAGCCACTGCCTTATTGGACCAAATACGACGTGGCTGATTGGCTGGGATACCTGAACCTGGGCGAGCACAGGGAGCATTTCCTGGACAACGAGATCGACGGCACTCACCTGCCCTCCCTCACCAAGGAGGACTATCTGGACCTGGGGGTGACGCGTGTTGGACACCGCATGAACATTGACCGTGCTCTGAAGAGAGTGACTGACAG GCTCTCCAGCTCTCCTTTTCCCATTTCTGCTCTGTCACCACGAGGAAGAAGGGATGATGGGAGTCGGAGCTGA
- the shank1 gene encoding SH3 and multiple ankyrin repeat domains protein 1 isoform X2 encodes MGSVSSNTVTAAGGQRRRLYSAVPGRVFVATRSHSAQGDREISISKGDKVKVLSVGEGGFWEGTVKGRTGWFPSDCVEEVAVRSQDNRSESRSEKAKRLFRHYTVGSYDSFDAPSDYIIKEKTVLLQKKDSEGFGFVLRGAKAQTPIEEFTPTPAFPALQYLESVDEGGVAWRAGLRMGDFLIEVNGQNVVKVGHRQVVNMIRQGGNALMVKVVMVTRNPDMEDGQRKKIPQQSKRLSTPAIALRSKSMTSELEEMVERAATPWKKNSEFETSQVTEKKRTVYQMALNKLDEILAAAQQTISTNEGQGTRGQGARRDRSRGSFYANEPNYDQSEMGMTGLGYDRAHFTSGHAPPHGMLRQKSIGVTEEEKSHLNPPAMKFARSLSVPGPDDIPPPPTTAPPDPPFSSAPPLGWRGGKSSQQPSVAVSQSTSTAAHYQLYSQSVHFTHGGREMAGGPSTGAGGGGVDHTHQYSNAPAHAAQSRTASRKGGYPGEPVGSGGGGGVGGGKAAGLRRGYSNAAPPSGSATVMPQQQQTTQSQPQRADRSAAGGAGEGVPKGGGARRGKGPLVKQSKVDDLRAGQGTLGGKAPVEKSSIPIPTIIVKAPSISSGSGRSSQGSSVEAEPTPPGETDRTQPPHGPPSTPAPPPPAPPSIPAPPPPSLRGQDSDFTSQFGAAIVGAARRDRERFHEARRKSASIFMSAEEEVGPGGGGGGGGAGRTQTSQQQQFSPQSGATPPRLRPSKSIDEGMFSGDTFIHHTRSMPPAFGLPEYSSPAPDYQPKSVPADFYGASSRQQVPSGTTFIHPLTGKVLDPSSPLGLALAARERALKDDGRMRRERGTEHQFVRQMSSVVTFPSQATSPTPASSATHSSSSSYLVTSSSLAATTSSTSRPPSPRILRGAGWGEEGGGGEREREGGGAREGLRVRFSEDKTVHTHHYQSQHYQPSYREERQRERSRERERSRERERDREGYMRQQTAPSQQPPQLSSQQPRQASFLRMESEAGYILSLTPPSPPATAAPSHPQGGGGSGGSGLMVLPPPAPSVDVDDEFVFADPLPPPLEFANSFDRGGMSGYTHRAIINNLASRQQQPPPPPPPPPPPPPKDMFISGFPAHTPLPSPQAGDSTTSSLTSYDSEVANLTQSGNSPTQTSPNPLPPPSPSSLQLTGPPPPPSVSPPPPPSSFHRPSLAMTHSHHLYNSTHTGRSSPSHGRSSPTPPPKGRFSPTQGRFSPTQGRSSPTQGRSSPTQGRPSTIHRSSSPTPPPHSIAGSPSYRGPPPISSTAASSGPFRGSAALTSTAPCTTTTTTTAATTTRTSVQPHQDRTHPAPSGSTVAGRRIGEHHPHPTAKAGESQETVVDSGIEELDSRSSSDHHLDNILAMSGGARERLEERLERGREGGGGGEGDRAGGADLLESYMSYLDGQTFDMHNATAAVSTYPKSGRFREGGRAAELRRETGTAPPSFQSHRRREEEEEEEEGEEGEEEDDGGREGYGMTQNLGRPTSPYFDRPRTPEMKPLWGSEGQLVGDQGTYLEGRRLYPPISSMKASIINELSNKLQQRGSQRSLSRHRFSEDSASALSPPSVRSLSPSPIHHSQPALSLSPTPSSQYPNWNRPPSPQPPVAAVQPPPRSHSPLSSPTYSPYPTSPKHRPVYRTKALEFQFIPSRESRKAESHHLQRRRAPSPLISPSERPKLGPPRPSSLPLLPTTPLYSSLYELRGSMTPPSPANHMGDPYFSPSPPLFAPSGAPPPPNASLLVSRSLSPTHFLSGSSSPPLHPLPAPPCLSYPHLPPPSPSKPFASKPLPYWTKYDVADWLGYLNLGEHREHFLDNEIDGTHLPSLTKEDYLDLGVTRVGHRMNIDRALKRVTDRLSSSPFPISALSPRGRRDDGSRS; translated from the exons TGACTATATCATCAAGGAGAAGACAGTGCTTCTGCAGAAAAAAGACAGTGAGGGTTTTGGCTTTGTGCTGAGAGGAGCCAAGG CTCAGACCCCCATCGAGGAGTTCACTCCCACCCCAGCCTTCCCAGCACTGCAGTACCTGGAGTCTGTCGATGAAGGAGGCGTGGCCTGGAGAGCCGGTCTGAGAATGGGAGACTTCCTCATTGAG GTGAATGGTCAGAATGTGGTGAAGGTGGGACACAGGCAGGTGGTCAACATGATCAGGCAAGGTGGAAACGCCCTCATGGTCAAGGTTGTCATGGTGACACGCAACCCTGACATGGAGGATGGCCAGAGAAAGAAAA TCCCCCAGCAGAGTAAAAGACTAAGCACTCCGGCCATCGCTCTCCGCTCCAAATCCATGACCTCAGAACTGGAGGAGATGG TGGAGAGAG CTGCTACCCCCTGGAAAAAGAATTCAG AATTCGAGACTTCACAAGTTACAGAGAAGAAGAGGACAGTCTATCAGATGGCTTTGA aTAAGCTAGATGAGATCCTGGCAGCAGCTCAGCAGACAATCAGCACCAATGAGGGGCAAGGGACGCGGGGTCAGGGGGCAAGGAGAGACAGGAGCCGGGGCTCCTTTTAcgccaatgag CCAAATTACGACCAGTCAGAAATGGGGATGACCGGGCTGGGCTATGACCGCGCCCACTTCACATCAGGCCACGCCCCTCCACACGGTATGCTGCGACAGAAATCCATCG GGGTGACTGAAGAGGAGAAGTCCCATCTCAATCCTCCGGCCATGAAGTTTGCCCGAAGTCTCTCGGTTCCCGGCCCAGATGACATCCCCCCGCCCCCCACCACCGCCCCGCCAGACCCCCCCTTCTCCTCCGCCCCACCGCTGGGCTGGAGAGGGGGCAAGTcttcccagcagccctctgtggCTGTGTCCCAGTCCACCTCCACAGCAGCCCACTACCAGCTCTACTCTCAGTCTGTGCACTTCACCCACGGGGGCCGCGAAATGGCAGGGGGGCCCAGTACCGGcgctggaggaggaggggtggaccACACGCACCAGTACTCTAATGCCCCCGCCCACGCCGCTCAGAGCAGGACTGCCTCTAGGAAAGGGGGCTACCCAGGGGAGCCTGTTGGatcaggagggggaggaggagtgggggggggCAAGGCTGCAGGTCTAAGGAGGGGCTACAGTAACGCCGCCCCACCTTCAGGCAGTGCCACAGTGATGCCCcagcagcagcagaccacccAGAGCCAGCCGCAGAGGGCAGACCGCAGTGCGGCTGGGGGGGCTGGAGAGGGAGTACCTAAAGGAGGGGGGGCGCGGAGAGGGAAGGGCCCTCTGGTAAAGCAGTCCAAGGTGGACGACTTGCGGGCTGGCCAGGGCACGCTGGGGGGCAAGGCCCCAGTGGAGAagagctccatccccatccccaccaTCATAGTCAAGGCCCCCTCCATCAGCAGTGGCAGTGGCCGCAGCAGTCAGGGCAGCAGTGTGGAGGCTGAGCCCACCCCCCCAGGGGAGACCGACAGAACCCAACCCCCCCACGGACCCCCTTCCACCCCAGCCCCGCCACCCCctgctcctccctccatcccggcCCCTCCACCACCTTCCCTCCGAGGCCAGGATAGTGACTTCACCAGCCAGTTTGGGGCGGCCATCGTGGGCGCAGCCCGCCGGGACAGGGAACGCTTCCATGAGGCCCGCAGGAAGAGCGCCTCCATCTTCATGTCTGCTGAGGAGGAGGTGGggccagggggaggaggaggaggagggggggcaggtagGACACAGACCTCTCAGCAGCAGCAGTTCAGCCCCCAATCCGGTGCCACCCCCCCACGCCTCCGGCCCTCCAAGTCCATCGACGAGGGCATGTTCTCTGGGGACACCTTCATCCACCACACCCGCAGCATGCCCCCTGCCTTCGGCCTGCCAGAGTACTCTTCCCCGGCTCCAGACTACCAGCCCAAGTCTGTTCCGGCTGACTTCTACGGGGCGTCAAGCCGGCAGCAGGTCCCCTCTGGCACCACCTTCATCCACCCCCTGACAGGAAAGGTCCTGGACCCCTCGTCCCCCCTGGGTCTGGCCCTGGCTGCCAGGGAGCGGGCCCTGAAGGACGACGgcaggatgaggagggagagagggaccgaGCACCAGTTTGTACGACAGATGTCCAGTGTGGTGACATTCCCCTCCCAGGCCACCTCACCCACACCGGCTTCCTCAGCCACCCATTCCTCCAGCTCCTCCTACCTGGTCACCTCCTCATCCCTAGccgccaccacctcctccaccagccGACCCCCTTCCCCTAGGATCCTCAGGGGTGCAGGCTGGggcgaggaggggggaggaggggagcggGAGAGGGAGGGTGGCGGGGCcagagaggggctgagggtgCGCTTCTCTGAGGACAAAACAGTCCACACACATCACTACCAGTCCCAGCACTACCAACCCTCCTACAGggaagaaagacagagggagaggtcgagagagagggagaggtcgaGAGAAAGGGAGCGGGACAGAGAGGGGTACATGAGGCAGCAGACAGCCCCTAGCCAGCAGCCCCCTCAGCTGTCGTCCCAGCAGCCTCGCCAGGCCTCGTTTCTGAGGATGGAGAGTGAGGCAGGCTACATCCTGTCTCtcacccctccatctccccccgcTACAGCCGCCCCGTCTCACCCTCAGGGGGGAGGGGGTTCCGGGGGCAGTGGCCTCATGGTTCTGCCGCCCCCTGCCCCCTCTGTGGATGTGGATGATGAGTTTGTGTTTGCTGACCCACTGCCCCCTCCGCTGGAGTTTGCCAACAGCTTTGACCGGGGTGGAATGTCAGGTTACACACACCGTGCCATTATCAACAACCTGGCCTCACGCCAGCAGcagcccccaccccctccccctcctcccccaccaccccctccAAAAGACATGTTTATCAGTGGGTTCCCGGCCCACACCCCCCTACCCTCCCCACAGGCGGGGGACTCTACCACCTCCAGCCTTACCTCCTATGACAGTGAGGTGGCCAACCTGACCCAGTCAGGAAACTCCCCCACTCAGACATCACCCAACCCCCTTCCTCCACCCTCACCCTCCAGCCTCCAGCTCACAGGACCCCcgcctcctccctctgtctcccccccacccccacccagctCCTTTCACAGACCCTCCCTTGCCATGACCCACTCTCACCACCTCTACAACAGCACGCACACCGGGCGCTCCTCTCCTTCCCATGGGCGctcctcccccactcctcctcccaaAGGTCGCTTCTCCCCCACCCAGGGTCGCTTCTCCCCCACCCAGGGTCGCTCCTCCCCCACCCAGGGTCGCTCCTCCCCCACCCAGGGTCGCCCCTCCACCATCCATAGGAGCTcatcccccacccctcctccccactccatTGCAGGTTCCCCATCCTACCGTGgtccccctcccatctcctccaccGCAGCCTCCTCTGGCCCCTTCCGGGGCTCTGCAGCCCTGACTTCCACTGctccctgtaccaccaccaccaccaccaccgctgcCACCACCACGAGGACCTCAGTCCAGCCCCACCAGGACAGGACACACCCAGCCCCCTCTGGTTCTACAGTGGCCGGCCGCAGGATAGGGGAGCACCACCCTCACCCCACAGCCAAGGCAGGGGAGTCCCAGGAGACGGTGGTGGACTCTGGGATAGAGGAGCTGGACAGCCGCAGCAGCAGTGACCACCACCTGGACAACATCCTGGCCATGAGCGGAGGAGCCAGAGAGAGGCTGGaagagaggctggagagagggagggagggaggaggaggaggggagggagacagggcggGAGGAGCAGACCTCCTGGAGTCGTACATGAGCTACCTGGACGGACAGACGTTTGACATGCACAACGCCACAGCCGCCGTCTCCACCTACCCCAAATCAGGCAGGTTCAGGGAGGGGGGGCGTGCGGCCGAACTACGCAGAGAGACCGGTACCGCCCCGCCCTCCTTCCAGTCACACAgacggagggaggaagaggaagaggaggaggagggcgaggaaggagaggaggaggacgatggaggacggGAGGGTTATGGGATGACACAGAATTTGGGGCGTCCCACGTCACCATACTTTGACCGGCCCCGGACCCCTGAGATGAAGCCTCTGTGGGGGTCAGAGGGTCAGTTAGTAGGGGACCAGGGGACCTACCTGGAGGGCCGGAGGCTGTACCCCCCCATATCCAGCATGAAGGCCAGCATCATCAATGAGCTCAGCAACAAACTGCAgcagagagggagccagagatcactAAGTAGACACAG GTTTTCAGAAGACTCTGCCTCGGCCCTGAGCCCCCCCTCAGTTCgttccctgtccccctcccctatCCACCACTCCCAGCCcgccctgtccctgtcccccacCCCTTCCTCCCAGTACCCCAACTGGAACCGTCCCCCGTCCCCCCAGCCCCCTGTGGCTGCCGTACAGCCCCCTCCGCGCTCCCActcccccctgtcctcccccaccTACTCCCCTTATCCCACCTCCCCTAAACACCGGCCTGTGTATCGCACCAAAGCCCTGGAGTTCCAGTTCATTCCAAGTAGAGAGTCCAGGAAGGCAGAGTCCCACCACCTGCAGCGTAGGAGAGCCCCCagtcccctcatctccccctcaGAGAGGCCCAAACTGGGTCCCCCccgcccctcctccctccccctcctccccaccacACCCCTCTACAGCAGCCTCTACGAGCTCCGCGGCTCTATGACCCCGCCCTCGCCCGCTAACCACATGGGGGACCCCTActtctccccttcccctcctctcttcgcCCCCTCTGGCGCCCCTCCTCCCCCAAACGCCTCCCTGTtggtgtctcgctctctctcccccacacactTTTTATCTGGTAGCTCATCCCCTCCCCTGCACCCTCTCCCCGCTCCCCCCTGCCTGAGctacccccacctccctcccccatccccctccaAGCCCTTTGCCTCCAAGCCACTGCCTTATTGGACCAAATACGACGTGGCTGATTGGCTGGGATACCTGAACCTGGGCGAGCACAGGGAGCATTTCCTGGACAACGAGATCGACGGCACTCACCTGCCCTCCCTCACCAAGGAGGACTATCTGGACCTGGGGGTGACGCGTGTTGGACACCGCATGAACATTGACCGTGCTCTGAAGAGAGTGACTGACAG GCTCTCCAGCTCTCCTTTTCCCATTTCTGCTCTGTCACCACGAGGAAGAAGGGATGATGGGAGTCGGAGCTGA